In Candidatus Polarisedimenticolia bacterium, the sequence CGTCCTGCCGGCCGGCGACTTCAAGGAAACCGTGCGAGTCAGGGCCAAAACCCAGACCCTCGACACTGAGAAAGTCACCGCTTCCACCACCTTCACCTCCACCTTCATCGCAGAGCTGCCCATCCTGGGGCGTGACTACCAGGACATCCTCACGCTCGCGCCGGGTGTCACCGACGTGAACGGCACGGGAAATCCCAACATCCACGGCGCCCGGGACACCGACGTCGTCACGCTGGTGGACGGGGTCAGCACGACCGACCCCCTCACCGGCTACTACGGGCAGAACCTGAACATCGAGTCGATTGAGGAGCTGGAGGTGATCACCTCCGCGGCCACGGCGGAGTACAGCCGCGCGCAGGGGGGCTTCGCCAGCATTCTCACCAAATCGGGAGGCAACGAATTCAAGGGGACCTTCAAGGTGTTCGTGCGCTCCAACCGACTGGACGGCGATGGCGCCGGAACCGAGGACCCCGAGCTGGTTGGAGGGTTCCAGGAGGAGCGCGAGCTGCGCGATATGCATTTCACCGACCTCATGCCCTTTCTCGCCCTTTCCGGCGCGCTGGTGCGGGACCGGCTCTGGTACTACTTCACCACCGAATATGTCCAGCAAGAGACCCCGGTCCATGCGCTGAGCCAGGCATTCGTGACGCCCACCTACGAGTTCCGGAACTTCCTCAAGGTGACCTGGCAGATGCACCCGGCGCACCGTCTTGCCTTCTGGGCGGCGGTAGACGACAAGCGCCAGGAGAACCAGGGCCTCAGCAGCAGCACCGCCATCGAATCGGGCTATACCGCTTCGCGCGGCGGTCCCACCCTCACGCTGATCGAGACCGCGGTCTTTTCCCCTGTCTCCTTGCTGGAATCGACCCTTTCCTGGTTCGACAACCGCTTCAGCACGGTTCCCACCACCAACCCCGACACCAACCATAACGGCATTCTCTACGTGGACGATCAGGCGGATCTCGGTGGCAACGGCGACGGCATCCTCCAGGCCAGCGAGCGCGACCCCGGGGAAGACTGGGACCTGGACGGCCGCTACGACATCTTCGAGGACCTCAACTTCAACGGGATTCCGCTTCCCTCCGAAGACCTCGATGACGACGGTTGGACCCGGGATTGGCATTCCGGCTGCGAGGGGTACAACCAGGAGGACCTCAACTGCAACGGGCTGATGGATTCGGAGACGGACACCAACCTGAACGGCAGGGTCGATCCCGAAGAAGACGTGGGGATCCCCTACGACTGCGTCGGCAAGAAAGCCTTTTGTCCGGCGTCTACGGAAGGAGGAACGCGGGGGAACGGACGCTTCGATACCGAGGACCGCAACGGCAACGGGCTCCTCGACGTCGTGGGCGATTCAGGCTACACGACGACCCCCTTCTGGAATGACGCCGACGGCGACGGGGTTCCAGATCCGGGCGAGTTTCGCGTCCCGCTCCCTCCCGACCGCCAGATGCACACCGATCCCGCCGGCCGGACCACGGGTCCTTACAAGGTCGATTACCACGATCACCGGAAACGCATCACCTGGCGCGAGGATTCCTCCTTCTTCGTCGCGGAGGCCCTCGGAACGCACGATTTCAAGGGAGGAGCAATCTACGAGCACGAAGGATACGATGCCCGAACTTTCCAGCGGGCCACCCTCGAGGTCCCGACGCGCGCCCTGACCGCCACGCACAGCCGCGGGTCGAGCAACAGCACCAATGCCAGACCGTCGGCGGCTACCGCCATCCTGGGGATTCCAGCCGTCGTCAACAACACGGCCACCGGGGACAACCTGGGCCTCTACTTCCAGGACACCTGGAAGCCGGTGCCCAATCTGACCTTTGGGATAGGACTGCGGTTCGACTACGAGGACCTCTCCTCCTACGGCTACACGCCTTTCGATCCCGTGGCCGAGCGCGGGGAGTTCGACGCGCTCATGAAAGCGGCGGGCGTGGACACCAACGGCGACGATCGGATGAACGACCTGGGCCTCTGCTCGGACCCGCTGCGCAACTGCGGTCCCGGCGGCGACCTGTATCGGGAGGCGCTGGCTCACCAGCTGATCAAGGCGGCTTTTGGACGCTTCACGCGCCATCAGCGGGAAGTGGAGATATTCTCCCAGCACCTCGGCGATCTCACGGGGGATGGCAGCAACGATCTCCCAGGCGAGATTGGCAAT encodes:
- a CDS encoding TonB-dependent receptor, producing the protein MGRRFGPPVCLAFLLSIATFLEAAPEAFLRGKVVDGAGSTLPGATVVVANQASGLREQGTITDAQGAFRFPSLPPGPHYEITISLPGYTTIVITEISLEPGESLEQNVVLPAGDFKETVRVRAKTQTLDTEKVTASTTFTSTFIAELPILGRDYQDILTLAPGVTDVNGTGNPNIHGARDTDVVTLVDGVSTTDPLTGYYGQNLNIESIEELEVITSAATAEYSRAQGGFASILTKSGGNEFKGTFKVFVRSNRLDGDGAGTEDPELVGGFQEERELRDMHFTDLMPFLALSGALVRDRLWYYFTTEYVQQETPVHALSQAFVTPTYEFRNFLKVTWQMHPAHRLAFWAAVDDKRQENQGLSSSTAIESGYTASRGGPTLTLIETAVFSPVSLLESTLSWFDNRFSTVPTTNPDTNHNGILYVDDQADLGGNGDGILQASERDPGEDWDLDGRYDIFEDLNFNGIPLPSEDLDDDGWTRDWHSGCEGYNQEDLNCNGLMDSETDTNLNGRVDPEEDVGIPYDCVGKKAFCPASTEGGTRGNGRFDTEDRNGNGLLDVVGDSGYTTTPFWNDADGDGVPDPGEFRVPLPPDRQMHTDPAGRTTGPYKVDYHDHRKRITWREDSSFFVAEALGTHDFKGGAIYEHEGYDARTFQRATLEVPTRALTATHSRGSSNSTNARPSAATAILGIPAVVNNTATGDNLGLYFQDTWKPVPNLTFGIGLRFDYEDLSSYGYTPFDPVAERGEFDALMKAAGVDTNGDDRMNDLGLCSDPLRNCGPGGDLYREALAHQLIKAAFGRFTRHQREVEIFSQHLGDLTGDGSNDLPGEIGNARRVRSAETFDITNSNLAPRLSLSWDPWGDGKTMAFGSWGRYYDKLFLGSLVLEQGPDTVVRDYVTDHDGVDDEGYPDNMLGLAVSQSPLSAFQVDRGLSTPYSNEWTAGFRRELTPEVLVSLRYVHRDFHDQLQDVDLNHQLVRDPATGQLLDRLGTTICSPPLPQVECERVPNGAPDLAIQNFLFNRVFHLGNTNEQRYRGWELEFVRRLKRKWQMEASYTYSTTQGDAESFNSLVGNDPALAELEWGYLDYDQRHVVKFNAVAYLPGDWRLGGTALWASGLPYSSFSNYLDEDDAGFLMGRRVYGQLGPEGFGFTPEARNVHRNPASYLFNARVMKSFVIGKSSASAFFEVYNLLNSDNLRVYDVRQKPVQLLYLGKEGPVVFPPQVSLDGERDFGRRFQVGFQFDF